CGGCCAGCCGCGCGGACAGGCTGGAGTCGTATTCGGTCGGAGCGGTAGGGGCAAACTTGACTTCGATGCCAGGATTCTTTTTCTGGAAAGCCGGGATCAGCACGGTTTCCCACAGGGTCTTGTCGTCGACGCGCCAGCTTTCGATGGTCAGCGTACCGGCTTGCGCCGTGCCGCAGGCCGCCAGGGCGATCAGTACGGCGTTGCGGATAGTGCGAATTCGGTTGACCGTTTGCATCTAAGTCTCCTCTTGGATTTTTATCGGATTGGATTTTGCGGCCCTCTATGCAGAGCAAACCGCCGCGAACAGACATTAGCACCATAAAATTTGTGCCGCCATCTTTCGCATTAATCGGCCACATTATTTTCATAAGCTATTGATTTTATTGATGAAAGGCGAAGTTGGCAGGTTTTGGCGATTACATATCTTTACAGTATGGCCAATGAAATTTTATGCTCTCATACGGCAATTATCCAGAATACTTGCGTTAAGGCGATATTGTTTAAAAAGATAACTTTACGAAAATTTACGTTTCTTTACAAAACGAGAAGAGCGCTAACGTTGCGTGCGGGACTTGCGCTATAGTCACACGCGTTGTGGGGAGACCAGGCTAGTGTTTGTATGAGTTCATAAAAAATATCAACAAGGCATACATGATTGATAAGCGACTCCCGGAACGGCTCTCGGGGCGATGCAAGGACGACAGGGGAAGGTGGCTGGCAGCATATCGCAACCGGATGGCGCTGCTGGTGTTTGGCTTTCTGCTTAACTGCGCGATCGGCGCGGCAGGCGCAGCCAGCCTGGCGCCCGTCGTCAATGCCAATCAGCCGCCGGCGTCCTTGCAGGTGCTGCACTGGTGGACCTCGGCCGGCGAGCGTAAGGCGGTCGATGTCCTCGCCGGCAAGCTGGCGGAAGAAAACATCCAGTGGCGTGACGCCGCTATTCCCGGCGGCGCCGGCCTCGGCGCCAGCAAGGTGCTGAAGAGCATGGTGTTGGCCGGTAAAGCGCCGGAAGCGACCCAGCTCAACGGCATCGTGTTCGGCGAGTGGGCCGATCTCGGCTTGCTGCTCGAGCTGGACGATGTCGCTACGCCCGGCAACTGGCAAAAGCTGCTGTTCCCTACCGTCTGGTCGCTGGTGCTCAACCGCGGCCATGTGGTGGCCGCGCCGCTGGGAATTCACCGCATCAACAACCTGTTCTATAACAAGAAGATCTTCGACCGCCTGAATTTAACGCCACCGAAGACCTGGGCCGACTTCGGCCGCGTCGCCGACAAGCTCAGGCAAGCCGGCATTACGCCGCTGGCGCAGAGCAGCGAAGCCTGGCAGGTGGCTACCTTGTTTGAGACGCTGGTGCTGGCGGAAAGCGGCCCGGCTTATTACCGCTCCTTGTTCGTCGATCTCAATCCGCTGGCCTTTGGCGACCAGCGCATGACCCACGCGCTGAAACGCTTGCGCGCGCTCAAGGAATGGATGCCGGCGCCGCTCAGGGAACGGCCCTGGCCCGAGATGACGCGCCAGCTGGCCAACGGCGAGGCCGCCATGTTCGTGATGGGCGACTGGGCCAAGGGCGAGCTGCTGGCCTGGGGCCTGAACACCGACCAGGACTTTGCCTGCGGCACAGTGCCGGGCACCGCCGACTACCACCTGTATAGTGTCGATACCCTGGCCATGTTCGCCGGCGACTATTCGCACCAGCCGGCGCAGGAAAAGCTGGCGCAGATCATCATGTCGCCGCCGGTGCAAACCGCATACAATCAGGTCAAGGGCGCGATCCCGGTGTGGCGTGCGCCGGATCTGTCGAAGATGGACAGCTGCGCGCGTGCCTCATGGGCCGTGTTCAGCAAAGGCAGCGCCTACCAGGCGCCGAGCCTGGTGCACCGCATGGCCGCCGACGAAACCGCGAAGGACGCCATCGTCGCCGAAGTGCATCGTTACTTCATCGACGACAAGATGTCCGAGAGCGATGTCCAGCGCAAGCTCGCCAGCATTGCGCGGACCGTGACGAAAACAGGAAAGTTGGAATAATGCGCAAGATACTCATAGTCGACGATGACCAGAAAACCCGGACGCTGCTGAAAGCCTACCTGGAAAAGAACCAGTACGAAGTGCGCCTGGCGCACAACGGCGAAGCTTTCCTGGCCGAGTTCCAGCGCTACTCGGAAGAACTGTCGCTGGTGATCCTGGACGTGATGCTGCCGGATACAGACGGCTTCGCCCTGTGCAAGACGGTGCGGCGCAAGTCGAATGTGCCGATCATCATGCTCACTGCCAGTTCCGACGAGACCGACCGCGTGGTCGGCCTGGAGCTGGGCGCCGACGACTATATCGCTAAGCCCTACAGTCCGCGCGAGCTGCTGGCGCGCATCAAGGCCATCCACCGCCGCAGCGGCATCGACAGCGCGGTGGCGCCGCGCTACTACCGTTTCGTCGGCTTTACCCTAGATACGGTGGAACGCACCCTGAGCGACCCGGACGGCCAGCTGGTGGCGCTGACCGGCCTCGATTACCAGTTGCTGAAGTATTTTGTCGAGCATCCGGGCGACGTGCTCGACCGCGGTGTCTTGTGCGAGGAAACCCGCGGCCGCGATGTCGGCCCGCTGGATCGTTCGCTGGATGTGCAGATCAGCAAGCTGCGCCTGCGCCTCAACGACGGCGGCAAGGATCCGCATCTGATCAAGACCGTGCGCGGCGTCGGCTATGTGTTCTCGGCCGACGTGGCGGCCGCGCATAGCTGACGTCATGACCAGAGCGAGCTGGTCGGCCGGCTACAACCGGCTGCTGTCCTGGCTGCTGCCGCACACGCTGCTGGGCCGGCTGTCGGTGGTGATGGTGTTCGGCGTGCTGGTGACGCAGCTGGCCGGCGGCTTGATCTGGTCGGCGCAGCTGCGCAGCAAGGCTGAAGTCGAGACCAGGACCGCGTCCCAGCATCTGGCCCACAGCGCCGCCAGCGCCATCCGCTTCTTCATGAGCCTGCCGGCCAACTACCGGCCTATCCTGATCCAGCAGCTGCGCGAAATGGGCGGCACGCGCTTTTTCGTCAACACCAACGACGGTCCGGTCACCATCCACAAGATCGCCGACAATTCGCTCGCCAACATGGCGCTGGGCGAGATCGGCGCCACCCTGAAAACCGATCTGCCCTTCCTGCCCGGCTTCCGCCTGGCGTTTGCCTGGCCCGACGACCTGACGGTATCGACCGACGGCCTGAAAGTGGCGGACTTGCCGGACAGCTGGGTCCAGCATACCTTGCTGATCAAGCCCAATCCGGCGCCGGTGCTGGTGATCCAGACCGAGCTGGAACCCGGCAACTGGCTGTATCTGGCGGCCCTGATGCCGAATCCGTATTTCCTCGACAGCGATAACCCGCTGTCGGCCGAACGCCTGCTGCTGCAGGGCGTGTCGCTGGCGACCGTGCTGCTGCTGTCGATCCTGGTGGTGCGCTGGACTACGCGGCCGCTGGCGGCGCTGTCGGATGCCGCCGACGCCTTTGGTAAGGGCGAAGCGCCGCCGGAACTGCCGGAAACCGGCAGCCGCGAATTCATCAAGACGGCGCGCGCCTTCCGCGCCATGCGCGAGCGCATCAAGCGCTACCTGGATGACCGCGAGCGGCTGTTCGTCTCGATTTCGCATGATCTGCGGACGCCGATCACGCGCTTGAAACTGCGCACCGAACTGCTGGACGACGAAGAGTTGCGCGGCGAGTTCCACGAGGACCTGGACGAGCTCGACATGATGGTCAAGGGCGCCTTGCAGTCAGTCAAGGATAGCGATATCCATGAAAACCGCACCGAGGTGCGGCTCGATGCGCTGATACTGCGCATGATCCGCGACGCCCGCATGGCCGGGCACGAGGTGGCGTTCAGTGAAACCGGGCTGACAGTGATGGCCAAGCCGCTGGCGCTCAAGCGCGCCATCGGCAACCTGTTCGATAATGCCTTGCATTACGGCCATAAGGTGGAAGTCTCGGTGGCCAGCCTGATCAATGAGTCCGGCGCCAATATCCAGATCCAGATCCGCGACCATGGCCCCGGCGTGCCGGAAGAAGCCTTGCTCAGCCTGTTCGATCCCTACACGCGGCTGGAGCACGGGCGCGACCAGAATGCCAGCGGCATGGGGCTGGGGCTGGGGATTGCACGCAATATCGTGCAGGCGCATGGCGGCGAACTGTTATTGCGCAATCACCCGGACGGCGGCCTGGTCGCGACCATTGTCTTGCCTCAGACCTGATCGGGATTGCCGTTGCCGGCTTGGATGTTAGCCGCCCTTGGGGGCGAGCCTGCCGATGACCTGCGCATGCTCTGGATTGTTGCGCTGGAACGCGCTTAAGTCTTCCTGGTCGGCGATCTTGAATTTGGCGAATTCAAACGGTCCTCTGCATTCGCAGGTGACCAGCCCATATTCTCCGCTCGGATAAGCGCCGAACCAGTCGCCAAAGCCGCTGTCATTTTTCTCTATGACGACATCATTGTCGTAAGTCACCGCTTCCGCCGATTTCCAGATGCCGTCGCCGCTGATTTTGGGAATGATCAGCGAGTCGCCCGAAATCAGCTTGAATTTCTCTTTGGTGTCTTGCAGGCTGTGCCAGCTGGAAATCGCCTGTTTCGGCAATAAATAAAAAATCACCGTATATGCCTGGTTGCGGATGAACTCGCGATAGAAGCCGCCTTCCGGATGGGCTTCCAGCGCCAGGCCATGCTGGATATGGCTGGCGGCCAGGTGGTGATGCTCGGGCAGCGCGCTTAGCGTTCCCAGGTAATTTTTTATGTTGAGCGCTTCGGCATGCGGGCCGCTTTTTTCAGCGGCAGTACTTTGATCGCCTGCTGCAATGAGCTGCTCCAGTTCTGCAAGATAAGCGCTTAAATGCCGGATCAGTCTGGCAGGCGTGTACATGCGGTTTCCTTTTTTACAGGCCGAAGGAATAGTTTTTCGCCACGTGCAGCGCGGCTTCGCGCAGATCGTGGGCAAGCTCCGAGCGGATGCCGCCGCTCGGGTAGGCCAGCACATACTTGTAGTTGATGTCGGCCTTGAACGGCCGCGTGACGACGCCGTGCGGGCGCCAGATCTTGGCTGCGAACGGTTCCACGATGGCGACGCCGAAACCGTTGGCCACCATCGCATAGCGGGTGTGCGAGGTGTGCGTCTGGATCGTGTAGTTGGGGCGGATCGCCGCCGAATTCAGGGTCGACAGTTCGCGGTCGTAGGATTGCGCGCTGTTGGGCATCCAGCCGATGACGTTTTCGCCGTCCAGGTCTTCCGGCAGGATGATGTCCTTTTGCGCCAGGGGATGGGTGGCCAGCATCGCGCACAGCACGGTGGCTTCCATGATCGGTTCGACCTCGATGCCGGCGAACGGCGGGAACGCCAGGCTGAGCGCCATGTCGACCTTGAGATCCTGCAGGCTGACCAGGATTTCCGGTACGGTGCAGCTGTCGATCTTGACCGAGACATCCGGATGCTGCTTGAAGAAGCGTTGCAGCACTTCCGGCAGCAGGGTGGTGGACAGTACCGGCAGGCAGGCGATGGTCAAGCCTTCCGGCGCTTCATGGCGGATGTTGCCGGCCACTTGCATCAGCCGCTCCAGGCCCAGGAAGTTTTCCTCCACCGCCTTGTAGAAGCGCACCCCGGCGTTGGTCGGCTCGAGCCGGCCCTTGGCGCGGTTGAACAGGCGGAAGCCGAGATCGGCTTCGAGGTCGGCGATCAGGCGGCTGATGGCGGGCTGGGTGACGTGCATGCGGCGGGCGGCGGAGACGCTGGTGCCGGAGATCATCAGTGAACGGAAAGCTTCGATTTGGCGGAAACGAATCATGATGTAGTTTCAATGCAAGAGTGCGGTCTCGTGAGTGCATGGAGCTGCTAAGGCCCCGTTAGGCAATAAGCGCCGCAACAAAAACCGTTGGAAACAGCGGCAGCGACCGCTATAACAAACAGCTATGGCACATACGAATTTGTGAGTGGACATGATATTCCATTCTTGTAACACTGTGTGCACTGAAAATGTTGTTGTGCACCACAGCAATCAACGTTTGTCATATGGATTTTTTGATTGAACCACGGTTCAATGATTGCTCCGGCCGATGTGCCAGTTTTGCCGCCGGCGGAGTTGAAGATTTCTGGTTATGTCCAGATTTGCTCACAAGGCGCCCTGTTTTTAGAGATTTCGAGGCCCTCACAAGGTGGCTTTCGGATCCTGGGGTTAGGTTAATCCCCAGTCCGCACCTCCATTGTTACCTGCGCTGCGCGCCGCGTCTTGCCTGTACTCCGGCTTATATCCTTGCTTTTATACTCCTTTTTCCACTCTCTGTTTTTCGCCTGCGTTTGCTCTTGCCATCAGCGGATGAAATAGCCTGAGACTTTCCAGCTGCCATCTTTTTCACGCATGGGCGTGATCGTTTCGAGCGCGGACTTTTTGTTTTCGAACTGGGTCTCGTACTGGATCACCACGTATTCACCGTCAGGCGCGCCGGGCAGGGTCGTCGCATATTCCGTGCTTTTGAGTTCGCGCGCCTTGACGCTGCCAAGCGGCGCCCGCAATGAACGCACGCCGGTTTCCCAAGTGCTCTTGGAAATGCCCGTCTTGAAAAACGTGCCGGCGCGTTCCCAGCTCTCGCCGTACTTGCCGGCATCGGTCAGCGCGATCCATGCCTTGGCTGCGGTTTCGGCTTGCTTGATGATTTCTGCTTGCGGCTCGGCGGCGAAAGTAGGGGCTGCGTTCATCAGCAGCACTGCGGCTAGCGCCAATATGGTTTTCATTTTCCGTTTCCCCCTGGATTAAATTTCCTTAGGTCGCGCAGATGGATGCATGCCGTTCCGATACGTTCAGATCATAGGGGTTGCGGCGGCTATTTGCAATGCAGCCGTACTGCCGATGCCGTTCGGTAACGAGCGGCATCGGCGAAACTGAAAAACAACATTTTCCGGGTTTGCATTGACACATATAATGAGAATCATTATTGTTTCGACTTTTGCAAATCCACCGCCAGCCAGTATCTCCCGTTCCCGACCACGTCGCGTAGCAATAGAGCAGCCAGTGCGAATATGACGCGTATCAGGAGAATAAACCGCATGGCCGCCCTCGAACTTCCTCAGATTCTGAACACCCCGCGCTTGAAGTGCTCCGCTGCCGTCACCCTGGCGCTGGCAGTGCTGACCTTGCCGGCGACGTTGCATGCACAGCAGGCTGACTCTAGCGCTGCTGCTGAAGAACATGCGCTGGAATCGATCCAGGTCAGCGGCGACTGGCTCGGCAGCGGCCTGCAAAACAGCGTCAAGCGCTATCCCGGCGCGCGCACGGTGGTCAAGAAAGAGGATATCGAAAATTCTGGCGCCGCCAGCATCGGCGACGTCATGCGCCGCATTCCCGGCGTGCAGGTGAGCGACAACTCCAGTTCCGCCGGCAGCTCGGTGTCGCTGAATATTGGCGTGCGCGGCCTGGCCGGGCGCTTCTCGCCGCGCTCCACCGTGCTGCTCGACGGCATCCCGCTGGCGGTCGCGCCGTACGGCCAGCCGCAACTGTCGTTTGCGCCGGTCAGCCTCAACAACATCGAAGCTATAGACGTCGTGCGCGGCGCCGGTTCGGTCCGCTTCGGCCCGCAGAACGTCGGCGGCATCATCAATTTCAAGACCCGCTCGATTCCGGCCGAGCCGGGCTTCAACGGCGACGCCAGCGTGCGCACCAATAACTACACTGAGGCCGGCGGCGCCAACCGCCAGTACAGCGCCTTTGTCGGCAGCCAGCTCGATAACGGCCTCGGCCTGGCGCTGCTGTATTCTGGCGTCGACGGCTCCGGCTGGCGCGCCGACAGCGGCGAGACGGTCAATGATTTTGCCTTGAAATACCGCTACCAGATGACCCCGAGTTCGGAGATCTACGGCAAGCTGTCGTACTACGATGTGCGCTCGCAGACGCCGGGCGGCCTGACTGCGGCGCAGTATGCCGCCAATCCGTTCCAGAACACCCGGCCCACCGATTTCTGGAGCGGCACGCGCAAGGGCGCCGACATCGGCTACCTGAATACGATTTCCGACACCCAGGAATTCGAGATCCGCACCTACTACAACGAGAGTTTCCGCCAGAGCACGCTGATCAGCGGCAAAGTCCTCGGCCATCAGCCGCGCACTTACCAGACGCTGGGAATCGAGCCGCGCTATACGCAGCGCTTCAACATTGGCGGCAGCATCAACGATGTCACGGTCGGCTATCGCTATATCCGCGAAACCGGCAATGACCTGGTGTACAACACATCGGTAGCAACTGGCATGGCGACGCCGCCATCCAGCTCTTTCGACAATTTCACCGGCGCCCATGCGGTCTACATCGACGACAAGATTGCGCTAGGAGACTGGCGCATTACGCCTGGCATCCGCTACGAGCATATCCGTTCGACCCGCACCGACGTTCTCAACGGTCCGGTATTCCCGGTAGCTAACAACAAGGCCTTGCCATCGCTCAGCGTGGCTTATCTGCTGAACCCAAACCTGACGCTGTTCAGCAATTACAGCACTTCGTTCGGCCCGGTCCAGAATACCCAGCTGAATGCGGCGATCGCCGGCAACCCGCTGGTGCCGGAAGTGGCCAAGACTGCCGAAATCGGCGCGCGCTGGAAGAGCCGTCAGCTGTCGGCTGAGATCACCGCTTTCGACATCCGTTTCGACAACCAGATCCAGCAGGTGGCAGGCAGCTCGCCGGCGGTGTTCCAGAATATCGGCGCCACCCGCCATGACGGCATCGAGACGGCGATCGACTATGCCTTCGACAAGGCCGGCGTGCTGGCGGGCCTGAACGTCTACGCCAACTACACCTACACCCGTGCGTTGCAGAAATCCGGCCCGACCGCCGGCCTCGACGTGCCGTTCTACTCGCGCAATACCGACACCATCGGCGCCCGCTACGCCGTAGGCGCCTGGGGCTTCGATCTGTCGACTACGCATCAAAGCCGGCAGTTCGCCGACAATGCCAACACCATCGCCGAAAGCGCGAATGGCGGCAACGGCGAGATCCCCGGTTTCCGCACCTGGAATGCGCAAGCCAGCTGGAAGGTGCCGGGCCTGAAGGGAACCGAGCTGCTGGCCGGCGTCAACAACCTGAGCGACAAGCGCTATTTCACCCGCACCACCGATTCGAATATCGGCAAGCTGGTGGGCGCGCCGCGCATGGTGTACGTGCAGGGACGCATCGCTTTCTGAGCGCAAGGAAGTATCGCGCAGGATAAAGAATGGAAGCCAGTTGCCAATGGCTTCCATTTTTTATTGCAGCTACCAGGAGAAGCTGCCGCTGCCCTGGATCGCCACCTGACCGCCGTTGGCGGCGCTGGCGCCAAAAGCCAGCTGGGTATGCTGGGAAATGCTGGAAGCGAAAGCGATGCCGAGCGCGCCGTAGCCGCCGTAGCTGGCCGTGCCCAACGCCACGCCGCTGCTGTCGCCGCGCGCGATATACACGTGCGGAATCGCCATCGCCTGGGCGGTGGCGCGGGCTGCGTAGCTCTTGCTCTGGTTCAGCGTATCCTGTGCCGACGCCTGCATCTGGTTCAGGTTGACGGCATCGGTGCCAGCCGTGCCGGGAGCGACATTGGCGATCTGCCGTTCGCCGCCGGTATAACCGACCGATACGGTATTGGCGCGCGTCGCCACCGAACCTTGTCCCAGCGCCACCGAATTGGAGGCCGAGGCCACCGCATTGGCGCCCACGGCTACCGAGTTATTGCCGCTGGCGATCGCATTGTTGCCGATGGCCGTGGCCGGGTCGGCAACCGCTTGCGCACCGGCGCCTATCGCCACCGATCCGTTGAAGCTTGCCGTTGCGCCCGCGCCCAATGCCACCGTGTTGTCGCCATTGGCGCTGGCGTTGGTGCCCTGGGCGATGGCGTTCGCGCCCTTGGCCGAGACGCCGTTGCCGCAAGCCACGCTGCCGCTGGCGCCGATCTTGCAGGCGCCGCTGTTGAACAGCGAGACCAGGGCTTTTTGCATCTCCGTCAGCTGCCCCACATTGGCGGCATCGGTAGCAGCAATGCCGGCCGCCACATTGTTGATGACGGTGCCGGCGCCGTTGTTGGCGTTCAGCACCAGCGCCTTGCCGCCATTGCCGTACTGGGCCGAGTTGCTGGCGCTGGCGGTCGTCGTGGTCGTGCTGGTTCCAGCGGTCTGTTCCAGCTTGGCGGCGCGGGCGTCGATGCCGACCACGCGCGTATCCAGGCTGGTGAGCGAGGAACGCATGCCGGTCATCCAGATATCCACGGCTGAGAATGCATCGCCGACCTTGGCAGAGCTGACGCCCTGGATCACATAGGACGGCGCCACCAGCGCGCCGGCTGCGTTGACCGAGGCATTGCCGCCCAGCGCCGTCGCCAGGTTGCGGTATTGGGCAAGGTTGGTGACGTCGTTGTCCTGCGTACCGGCGGCGACATTGATGATCTGGCGCTGGAATGGCGTCGTGACATTGCCGTCGCTGTCGGTCACGCTTTGCACGCTGCCGACGGATACGCTGTTGGCGCGGTCAGCCACCGAGTTGGCGCCTAGCGCCACGCTGTTGTCGGTGGTGGCGCGGCTCAGCCGCCCCAGCGCGGTGCTGTTCTTGCCGTTGACCAGCGCCGATTCGCCCACTACCGTAGCGTTGACGCTGAACGCATTGGCATTCGCGCCGACTGCGGTGCTGCCGGCCTCGCCGGCAAAGCTGTTGGCGCCGACGGCCGAGGCATTGGCCTTGGCGGCTGCGGCATAGGCGCCTACCGCAGTGGTGTTCTGGTCAATGGCCAGAGTGCCGCTGCCCAAGGCCGTGGCTTGCGCGCCTGAAGCCACGCTGGCGTTGCCGGCCGCTACGGCATCGACGCCGGTGGCCTTGGCATTATCGGTGCCGTCCTTCAAGCCGCTGGCGTCAAAGTAGGACGGTACGGCTTGCGCGCCGGCTCCCGCCGGCAGCCAGCCAAGTGCCGCGATGCACAGGCTCATTTGCAACACAGAAAGGGGGAGTACGCCAACTCTAGTGCGGTTATTCTTCATCAAGATTCCCTAAGCTAAGGTGAAGGATTAGAACGGTTTAGTGCCAGGCCGCATACTGTGCATCAGCCTTGCTGCCGACCAGGCACATCTTCAGGCTCTGTGCCTGCGCCGGCTTGAACAGCTTGGCTTCCAACCGCGACTGTATGTAGCGGCCGGTGCAGTCGCGGTAATCGCCGACGGTAGCTGAGGTCTTGGCGCACAGTTTGAGATTGGTCACCGCGTTGGCGCCGGGGATCAGGCCGCCCGGAGAGGAGACCGGTACGCTGGTATTGCAGTCCAGCAGGCTCAGGTTGCCGCGGTTGACGCCCCAGCCGATATCCATGAACAGTGCGGGCGTCAGGTCGAGGTCGGCTTGGGCGATCACGGTGGAACTGGCGCTCGGCGCCATCAACGGCGTCGGCAAGAGATTCTGATCGAAATGCGAGAAGGTCGATCCCGGCAGGAATCCTGGCGGCGCATTGATCTTGGCGCGCCGGATCGCCGCGCCGGCAGGATCCACGCCGTCCGCAAGTACGCCGGCCAGATGGCGGTCCGCATAAGGGCCGATGCCGCTGGCCGCCAAGCCTTGCAGGTTGGCGCGGAGCTGCTTGCCGAACGCCTGCGGCACCAGTATCGAAGGGATGGTGACCTGGTCCGAGCCATTGCCGGTGCCCATCAGGCCGACAGTCGAGCCGCCGTTGTCGGCGATGATCGCCGCCACTGCGCCGGCTTGCTGGGCATACAGGGCTTTTTGCGAAAAATTGCATGAGCCGCGATCAATCAGCGCTATCCGCTGCGTCAGCGCGGCGGCGTTGGTGAAGGGCTGGCAGCCGTCGGTATGCACTACATTGCCGGCGTCCGTGTAGACAGCCTGCACCACAGCGCCAGTGAAGGCGGCGGCGGTTGCCGGCGAACCGAAATCGGCGATGACGAATGCGCTATAGCCGGCCGCCGCTGCCGGCGCCGTTATCTGAAAGGCCGGTTCGGGTTTCAGCTTGATCGGCACCTCGGCGGTAACCTGAGGGCCGGTCCACACCAGATGGTCGCCAATCCGGGCTGCGGCCCGTTCGGCGTTGCTCATCGCAATCCAGTCGGCGCCGCCAGCGCTGCGGACAAAGCGATTGTAGATGTTGCTGGGGTCGGCGGCTGCGCGGTCGGTCGCGCTGTTGCCTGCAAAACCCAGGCCGTGCCCGATTTCGTGGGTGACGACGTCGAGGAAATTGGTTTGGCCTTTTGGCGTGCGCCCATCCAGTCCGTAGTACCAGCCCTTGGCCGCGCCGCCGACATCGATGTCGGTGGTGAATTCGGAATGGATGTCGTCCGATTGCGGATCGTTGTCCACGCCACGCAGTGAATTGGCCAGCGCCTTGCTGTACCAGGTGTTGGCGAGCGGGGCGTTGGCGAAATCGCGAAAGGTATAGATCGCGTAGGCCTGGCCCAGGATATCATTGCCGGCCGAGTTTTTGCCCAGCGATTTGAAGGATGCCTGGACTCTGATCGGCACCGCGCTGTTCAGCAGCGCACCATACATATTGAGTGCGAACTGATAGACCAGGCGGCGCTG
The sequence above is a segment of the Collimonas sp. PA-H2 genome. Coding sequences within it:
- a CDS encoding LysR substrate-binding domain-containing protein, giving the protein MIRFRQIEAFRSLMISGTSVSAARRMHVTQPAISRLIADLEADLGFRLFNRAKGRLEPTNAGVRFYKAVEENFLGLERLMQVAGNIRHEAPEGLTIACLPVLSTTLLPEVLQRFFKQHPDVSVKIDSCTVPEILVSLQDLKVDMALSLAFPPFAGIEVEPIMEATVLCAMLATHPLAQKDIILPEDLDGENVIGWMPNSAQSYDRELSTLNSAAIRPNYTIQTHTSHTRYAMVANGFGVAIVEPFAAKIWRPHGVVTRPFKADINYKYVLAYPSGGIRSELAHDLREAALHVAKNYSFGL
- a CDS encoding ABC transporter substrate-binding protein, translated to MIDKRLPERLSGRCKDDRGRWLAAYRNRMALLVFGFLLNCAIGAAGAASLAPVVNANQPPASLQVLHWWTSAGERKAVDVLAGKLAEENIQWRDAAIPGGAGLGASKVLKSMVLAGKAPEATQLNGIVFGEWADLGLLLELDDVATPGNWQKLLFPTVWSLVLNRGHVVAAPLGIHRINNLFYNKKIFDRLNLTPPKTWADFGRVADKLRQAGITPLAQSSEAWQVATLFETLVLAESGPAYYRSLFVDLNPLAFGDQRMTHALKRLRALKEWMPAPLRERPWPEMTRQLANGEAAMFVMGDWAKGELLAWGLNTDQDFACGTVPGTADYHLYSVDTLAMFAGDYSHQPAQEKLAQIIMSPPVQTAYNQVKGAIPVWRAPDLSKMDSCARASWAVFSKGSAYQAPSLVHRMAADETAKDAIVAEVHRYFIDDKMSESDVQRKLASIARTVTKTGKLE
- a CDS encoding ATP-binding protein, translated to MTRASWSAGYNRLLSWLLPHTLLGRLSVVMVFGVLVTQLAGGLIWSAQLRSKAEVETRTASQHLAHSAASAIRFFMSLPANYRPILIQQLREMGGTRFFVNTNDGPVTIHKIADNSLANMALGEIGATLKTDLPFLPGFRLAFAWPDDLTVSTDGLKVADLPDSWVQHTLLIKPNPAPVLVIQTELEPGNWLYLAALMPNPYFLDSDNPLSAERLLLQGVSLATVLLLSILVVRWTTRPLAALSDAADAFGKGEAPPELPETGSREFIKTARAFRAMRERIKRYLDDRERLFVSISHDLRTPITRLKLRTELLDDEELRGEFHEDLDELDMMVKGALQSVKDSDIHENRTEVRLDALILRMIRDARMAGHEVAFSETGLTVMAKPLALKRAIGNLFDNALHYGHKVEVSVASLINESGANIQIQIRDHGPGVPEEALLSLFDPYTRLEHGRDQNASGMGLGLGIARNIVQAHGGELLLRNHPDGGLVATIVLPQT
- a CDS encoding DUF4019 domain-containing protein, which gives rise to MKTILALAAVLLMNAAPTFAAEPQAEIIKQAETAAKAWIALTDAGKYGESWERAGTFFKTGISKSTWETGVRSLRAPLGSVKARELKSTEYATTLPGAPDGEYVVIQYETQFENKKSALETITPMREKDGSWKVSGYFIR
- a CDS encoding cupin domain-containing protein, whose translation is MYTPARLIRHLSAYLAELEQLIAAGDQSTAAEKSGPHAEALNIKNYLGTLSALPEHHHLAASHIQHGLALEAHPEGGFYREFIRNQAYTVIFYLLPKQAISSWHSLQDTKEKFKLISGDSLIIPKISGDGIWKSAEAVTYDNDVVIEKNDSGFGDWFGAYPSGEYGLVTCECRGPFEFAKFKIADQEDLSAFQRNNPEHAQVIGRLAPKGG
- a CDS encoding TonB-dependent siderophore receptor, producing MAALELPQILNTPRLKCSAAVTLALAVLTLPATLHAQQADSSAAAEEHALESIQVSGDWLGSGLQNSVKRYPGARTVVKKEDIENSGAASIGDVMRRIPGVQVSDNSSSAGSSVSLNIGVRGLAGRFSPRSTVLLDGIPLAVAPYGQPQLSFAPVSLNNIEAIDVVRGAGSVRFGPQNVGGIINFKTRSIPAEPGFNGDASVRTNNYTEAGGANRQYSAFVGSQLDNGLGLALLYSGVDGSGWRADSGETVNDFALKYRYQMTPSSEIYGKLSYYDVRSQTPGGLTAAQYAANPFQNTRPTDFWSGTRKGADIGYLNTISDTQEFEIRTYYNESFRQSTLISGKVLGHQPRTYQTLGIEPRYTQRFNIGGSINDVTVGYRYIRETGNDLVYNTSVATGMATPPSSSFDNFTGAHAVYIDDKIALGDWRITPGIRYEHIRSTRTDVLNGPVFPVANNKALPSLSVAYLLNPNLTLFSNYSTSFGPVQNTQLNAAIAGNPLVPEVAKTAEIGARWKSRQLSAEITAFDIRFDNQIQQVAGSSPAVFQNIGATRHDGIETAIDYAFDKAGVLAGLNVYANYTYTRALQKSGPTAGLDVPFYSRNTDTIGARYAVGAWGFDLSTTHQSRQFADNANTIAESANGGNGEIPGFRTWNAQASWKVPGLKGTELLAGVNNLSDKRYFTRTTDSNIGKLVGAPRMVYVQGRIAF
- a CDS encoding response regulator, giving the protein MMRKILIVDDDQKTRTLLKAYLEKNQYEVRLAHNGEAFLAEFQRYSEELSLVILDVMLPDTDGFALCKTVRRKSNVPIIMLTASSDETDRVVGLELGADDYIAKPYSPRELLARIKAIHRRSGIDSAVAPRYYRFVGFTLDTVERTLSDPDGQLVALTGLDYQLLKYFVEHPGDVLDRGVLCEETRGRDVGPLDRSLDVQISKLRLRLNDGGKDPHLIKTVRGVGYVFSADVAAAHS